In the Theobroma cacao cultivar B97-61/B2 chromosome 1, Criollo_cocoa_genome_V2, whole genome shotgun sequence genome, one interval contains:
- the LOC18611046 gene encoding uncharacterized protein LOC18611046, with translation MPAVRMKTQTVETSPNNSDHHLQTNNENKTRTPKISLYEQSREERIKENLERMQQLGLKDRSNSLLNSNSHLSSRRGRPRSGSKPPVTPLRSSLLPSGPLRRSSRLQNTTPVSYSEVVLAKKDELLEDVDLKLKESEVYTEEHEKLLGNTERIWTLFVDGCGSDGRRIYDPVKGKTCHQCRQKTLGHRTHCSKCGMVQGQFCGDCLYMRYGEHVLEAIENPNWVCPVCRGICNCSLCRQAKGWAPTGSLYRKISQMGFKSVAHYLIQTRRVQTNNEKNPDTIDQVSAKRSLSFPALELPSKGSSDVNNNQPEISNPQSGEDGLNCEKKDNNAYPEPNPTIIHQNSARKPLLFSNSEAEFEEGKSTEINLNAHGQLGSSDLDSGKKRDDGFKCEHEKELHFPDKEPNSSPVTLERYVRPGTNHAFSVEPSPDNAAERHGKDNSCNDDGTMGVNDKVLDVKETANHVVSEKKQVKEREHVDNDNKGEGYIASESSPKLKKRPASAMGHSPDSIAERMKQRRRQGKDHDEQVLAGANESVSDAKQVAENTSSGKESEANLKRTSSGTNVDCIARRLRPRKKLL, from the exons ATGCCGGCAGTGAGAATGAAAACCCAAACCGTAGAAACCTCACCAAACAACTCTGATCATCATCTTCAAACCAACAATGAGAACAAAACCCGAACCCCAAAAATCTCACTTTATGAACAGTCAAGAGAAGAAAGGATCAAAGAGAACCTTGAAAGAATGCAACAGCTTGGTCTTAAAGACCGATCCAACTCCCTCCTCAACTCCAACTCTCATCTCTCCTCAAGGCGTGGGCGTCCCCGTAGCGGCAGTAAGCCGCCAGTTACCCCACTACGCTCTTCCTTGTTGCCATCTGGCCCCCTCCGCCGCTCCTCCAG GTTGCAAAATACTACTCCAGTGTCCTATTCAGAAGTGGTTTTGGCAAAAAAAGATGAACTTTTGGAGGATGTGGATCTGAAGCTAAAGGAATCAGAGGTGTATACGGAAGAGCATGAGAAACTTTTGGGTAACACTGAGAGGATCTGGACACTTTTTGTGGATGGATGTGGAAGTGATGGAAGACGGATTTATGATCCTGTCAAGGGAAAGACTTGCCATCAATGCCG GCAGAAAACTCTTGGTCATCGTACTCATTGTAGCAAATGTGGCATGGTCCAAGGACAGTTCTGTGGAGATTGTTTATATATGAG ATACGGAGAGCATGTGCTTGAAGCAATAGAGAATCCAAATTGGGTTTGCCCTGTGTGTCGTGGAATTTGCAACTGTAGTTTGTGCCGGCAAGCGAAAGGGTGGGCCCCTACTGGCTCTCTTTATAGGAAG ATATCACAAATGGGCTTCAAGTCAGTTGCACATTATCTCATTCAAACCCGACGTGTGCAAAccaataatgaaaagaatccAGATACTATTGATCAGGTTTCTGCTAAGAGGTCGCTGTCCTTTCCAGCTCTAGAACTGCCATCAAAAGGATCTTCTGATGTCAACAATAATCAGCCTGAAATATCAAATCCTCAATCTGGAGAGGATGGCTTGAACTGTGAGAAAAAAGACAACAATGCGTACCCAGAACCAAATCCAACTATTATTCATCAAAATTCTGCAAGGAAACCATTGCTCTTCTCAAATTCTGAAGCAGAGTTTGAAGAAGGGAAATCTACAGAGATCAACCTTAATGCCCATGGGCAGCTGGGATCTTCAGATTTAGATTCTGGAAAAAAGAGAGATGATGGGTTCAAATGTGAACATGAGAAGGAATTGCATTTCCCAGACAAAGAACCTAACAGTAGCCCTGTAACATTAGAGCGTTACGTGAGACCTGGAACGAATCATGCATTTAGCGTTGAACCTAGCCCTGACAATGCTGCGGAAAGGCATGGAAAAGATAACAGCTGCAATGATGATGGGACAATGGGGGTGAATGACAAAGTTTTGGATGTTAAAGAGACTGCAAACCATGTAGTCTCAGAAAAGAAACAAGTCAAAGAGAGGGAACATGTTGATAACGACAATAAAGGTGAAGGCTATATCGCATCAGAGAGTAGTCCAAAGCTTAAGAAGAGGCCTGCATCTGCTATGGGACATAGCCCAGACAGTATTGCTGAAAGGATGAAGCAAAGGCGTCGACAAGGCAAAGATCATGACGAGCAGGTGTTAGCAGGGGCAAATGAGAGTGTATCGGATGCTAAGCAGGTTGCTGAAAACACTTCATCAGGGAAGGAATCTGAGGCCAATCTAAAGCGTACTTCTTCTGGGACTAATGTAGACTGTATAGCCAGAAGATTAAGGCCGCGAAAGAAATTACTTTGA
- the LOC18611047 gene encoding GDSL esterase/lipase At2g23540, translating to MLTYLPLRCLGLKSLVCISFDCGVIGAMAARVKYSWSLALVLLCIVSLSYFGNAADLGASFVFGDSLVDAGNNNYLPTLSKANIPPNGIDFKASGGQPTGRYTNGRTIGDIVGEELGVPNYAVPFLSPNSTGKAILYGVNYASGGGGIMNATGRIFVNRLGLDIQIDFYNTTRKQFDKLLGPSKAKDYIRKSSIFSITIGANDFLNNYLLPVLSIGARISETPDGFIDDMINHLRDQLTRLYQLDARKFVIGNVGPIGCIPYQKTINQLNENECVDLANKLAKQYNSRLQNLLTELNGKLPGATFVVANVYDLVMELITNYEKYGFITASKACCGNGGQFAGIIPCGPTSTMCKDRDKHVFWDPYHPSEAANLIIARQLLYGSTKYISPVNLKELRNL from the exons ATGCTCACCTATTTGCCTCTACGGTGCTTGGGACTTAAAAGCTTAGTTTGTATCAGCTTTGATTGTGGAGTAATAGGAGCCATGGCGGCCAGGGTGAAATATTCTTGGAGTCTTGCCTTGGTTCTTTTGTGCATCGTGAGTTTGAGCTACTTCGGCAACGCTGCGGATCTTGGAGCTTCTTTCGTCTTTGGTGATTCTCTCGTGGATGCTGGTAATAATAACTATTTACCCACCTTGTCTAAGGCAAATATTCCACCAAATGGGATTGATTTCAAAGCTTCCGGTGGACAACCTACTGGCCGCTACACCAACGGGAGAACAATAGGTGACATTGTTG GGGAAGAATTGGGGGTACCAAACTATGCAGTTCCATTTCTGTCTCCAAATTCTACAGGAAAAGCTATACTCTATGGTGTGAATTATGCATCAGGAGGAGGAGGGATTATGAATGCAACTGGAAGAATATTT GTTAATAGGCTAGGATTGGATATCCAAATCGACTTCTACAATACTACGAGAAAGCAGTTTGATAAATTGTTGGGTCCATCCAAGGCCAAAGATTATATAAGGAAGAGTTCCATCTTCTCAATCACAATTGGAGCAAATGATTTTCTGAACAATTATCTTCTGCCAGTTCTCTCCATAGGAGCAAGGATTTCCGAGACCCCTGATGGTTTCATTGATGACATGATCAATCACTTAAGGGACCAATTAACA AGACTTTACCAGCTAGATGCTCGGAAGTTTGTCATAGGAAATGTTGGTCCCATAGGCTGCATACCCTATCAGAAAACGATCAATCAGCTGAATGAAAACGAATGTGTTGATTTGGCAAATAAGCTAGCGAAGCAGTACAATAGCCGATTACAGAATTTGCTGACTGAACTGAACGGAAAGCTCCCTGGAGCTACATTTGTTGTAGCCAATGTGTATGACCTGGTGATGGAACTCATCACAAATTATGAGAAATATG GTTTTATAACAGCAAGCAAAGCCTGTTGTGGGAATGGAGGCCAATTTGCAGGTATAATTCCCTGTGGACCAACATCCACTATGTGCAAGGATCGTGACAAGCATGTTTTCTGGGATCCTTACCACCCAAGCGAGGCTGCCAATCTCATAATCGCCAGGCAACTTCTTTACGGAAGCACAAAATATATTTCCCCAGTGAATCTTAAAGAGCTTCGTAATCTTTAG
- the LOC18611048 gene encoding dof zinc finger protein DOF3.4 codes for MPSDSGDQNRRLTKALNSGAPPPEQEQLPCPRCDSTNTKFCYYNNYNFSQPRHFCKSCRRYWTHGGTLRDIPVGGGTRKNAKRSRTNTHATAISATNAATTTTSHNNFPLPATPVLLPLSANQGTFGIGGESKGNGGGNICGSFTSLLNTQGPGFLALGGFGLGIGPGLEDVGFGLGRGMWPFSGMGDGAAAVGGNVSAANGMGNTWQFESGETGFVGGDCFSWPDLAISTPGNGLK; via the coding sequence ATGCCATCTGATTCCGGAGATCAAAACAGGCGTTTAACCAAGGCCCTTAACTCGGGAGCCCCACCACCAGAACAAGAGCAGCTACCTTGTCCACGCTGTGACTCCACCAACACTAAGTTTTGCTACTACAACAACTACAACTTTTCTCAGCCTCGCCATTTTTGTAAGTCTTGTCGCCGTTACTGGACTCATGGTGGCACCCTCAGGGACATCCCTGTTGGCGGTGGCACCAGGAAAAATGCTAAGCGTTCACGCACCAACACTCATGCCACCGCCATTTCTGCCACCAATGCTGCTACCACCACTACTAGTCATAATAATTTCCCATTACCGGCCACCCCGGTTTTGTTGCCACTCTCCGCCAATCAGGGAACCTTCGGTATTGGTGGAGAGTCTAAGGGCAACGGGGGTGGTAACATTTGTGGAAGTTTTACTTCATTGTTGAATACTCAGGGACCCGGTTTTCTGGCTCTTGGTGGGTTTGGGCTTGGTATTGGTCCAGGACTAGAGGATGTTGGATTTGGGCTTGGAAGAGGAATGTGGCCTTTTTCAGGAATGGGAGATGGAGCTGCTGCTGTTGGTGGCAATGTGTCGGCTGCAAATGGGATGGGAAACACATGGCAGTTCGAAAGTGGAGAAACTGGGTTTGTTGGTGGGGATTGCTTTTCTTGGCCTGATCTTGCTATTTCAACCCCTGGAAATGGACTCAAGTGA
- the LOC18611050 gene encoding nuclear pore complex protein NUP58 has protein sequence MSSFFSTPQPQQPQPLFQPQQQQQPFQQSSPLFQPQQQQQQQQLQFPQQQQQLQQQQQQQQPQQQLFLFTNDKTPASYSTKWADLHPDSQKLLLQIEERILEYRDESQRLDQCSRLYDSSVSNEGFELDASHIVQELGGVRTAMEQQKALLQELMATVKDMLRNTEVAVRSFMMLRPRFLHSNIAGASNTTAPSQAPGATTTPGSSAQPSAASILPVFDFYHGLPKKPSLFLQHTIARFEKYLGECRQWIEELEQLLLFNSDRNSINHTSSLLQSLPKVMSNVHDFFVHVAAKVESIHQYIESMKTAYLADQRRRGDVNDPFLEADRRETAKQEAAAKRVHPTLHLPANSQPSTQVAGLFASSANPGAASAPQTSAATASASSGGGLSLFSTPSSTPASSMSSSLFATPTSGASIQTSLFSSSSGSFLGSASTPSLFSSSTPAFSTASAGGSLFSTPFASGAATGSGASFGAASKSSRPKSRTARR, from the exons ATGTCGTCCTTTTTCTCAACTCCACAGCCCCAACAACCTCAGCCATTGTTTCAACCCCAACAACAGCAACAGCCCTTCCAGCAAAGCAGCCCATTATTCCAGCCCCAACAACAGCAGCAGCAACAACAGTTGCAATTTCCACAACAACAGCAGCAGCTTCAACAACAACAGCAACAGCAACAGCCACAGcagcaactttttcttttcactaaTGACAAGACTCCTGCTAGTTACAGCACCAAATGGGCTGATCTGCACCCGGATTCTCAAAAACTTCTGCTTCAAATTGA GGAAAGGATTTTGGAGTACAGGGATGAGAGCCAGAGGTTAGATCAATGTAGTCGCCTTTATGATTCTTCGGTTTCCAATGAAGGGTTTGAGCTTGATGCCAGCCACATTGTTCAG GAACTTGGAGGAGTCAGGACTGCCATGGAGCAGCAGAAAGCTTTGCTGCAGGAGTTGATGGCTACTGTGAAAGATATGTTAAGGAATACAGAGGTTGCCGTTCGTTCATTCATGATGCTTCGTCCCCGGTTCCTTCATTCAAACATAGCAGGTGCTTCAAATACCACTGCACCATCCCAGGCTCCAGGGGCAACAACAACACCAGGTTCTAGTGCTCAACCTAGTGCTGCATCCATTCTAccagtttttgatttttaccaTGGGCTTCCAAAGAAGCCTTCTCTATTTCTACAGCATACAATTGCTAGATTTGAGAAGTATTTGGGTGAGTGTCGCCAGTGGATTGAAGAGTTGGAACAACTGCTCCTTTTCAATTCTGACAGAAACTCTATCAATCACACATCCTCATTGTTGCAATCTCTTCCAAAAGTCATGTCCAATGTTCATGACTTTTTTGTTCATGTGGCTGCCAAG GTGGAGAGCATTCATCAATATATTGAATCAATGAAAACAGCATATCTTGCTGATCAGCGCCGCAGAGGAGATGTTAATGATCCTTTTCTTGAAGCTGATCGGAGAGAAACTGCCAAGCAAGAAGCCGCGGCTAAGAGGGTACATCCAACTTTGCATTTACCTGCAAATTCACAGCCATCAACTCAGGTTGCTGGGTTGTTTGCCAGCTCAGCAAATCCTGGAGCAGCTTCTGCCCCACAGACATCTGCTGCAACAGCATCAGCTTCTTCTGGAGGGGGATTGTCTCTTTTTAGTACACCATCTTCGACTCCTGCTTCTTCCATGTCATCTTCTCTGTTTGCAACTCCAACCTCAGGTGCTTCCATTCAGACATCACTTTTCAGTTCCTCATCAGGATCGTTTTTAGGATCTGCATCCACTCCCTCTCTGTTTTCTAGTTCTACACCAGCTTTTTCTACTGCATCTGCTGGAGGCTCACTTTTTTCGACACCATTTGCTTCTG GTGCTGCAACAGGGTCTGGTGCTAGCTTTGGGGCTGCATCT AAATCATCGAGGCCAAAATCTCGAACTGCCCGACGTTAG